Genomic DNA from Acanthopagrus latus isolate v.2019 chromosome 2, fAcaLat1.1, whole genome shotgun sequence:
GATGAGGGGATTCTTGCAGATTTAAACATGCATGAAACAGCTATTAGTGTTTCTTCCCCATGGAGTTTACCATACATACACCTAATCCTGCGTGAGTCCTGCAGTAGAGGATCTGTTTCGGGTCTGGGTATCGGTTGGTTGTTCTCTGAGACAACAGCACCCCCTGCTTGTGGACACTGGTAACGGCAACTTGCAGTGATCCCTATACTTAGCTGTTTCTGGCACTTTTTCCCCTCACTTCGGCTGACTCCACACTCTGCATCAGGGCTTGTTAGGATGACACTGAACCTCCAGCTGCAAATTAAGATGAAGCCGCTGCTAATAATAAACTTGCAACTGTGATCTGAGGTGTCAGAAAGTGCCCCGGGGCGGTGGCTGCACTTTTGTCTCTGCATACATGCAGTGAGGTAGGTGAGGTAGCATGCCAGAAAACTATACATAACAATGACCGTCCAACctgctgaagaggaagacaCCTGACCACTGACCTCATTGTGAAAGTCTTCAGAAAGGTCGTCAAATGGTTATCTGATCTTGTCAATTCTTCTATTGCAGGCCCAAAAGAATGAGAGGGAGTCGATCAGGCAGAAGTTGGCCCTGGGCAGTTTCTTTGACGATGGGCCGGGCATCTACACCAGCTGCAGCAAGAGCGGCAAACCCAGCCTGTCCTCGCGGTAAGACCTTCGAACCTCTGTCTCATTAATTCATtctttttgttctatttttgttttggaaacCTCGTAACCCTCCGAAAAATGGGTGCACTGAAAAGGTTAGTCTGTACAGAGTTGAGAGCGGTGGCTCAAAGTCTAAAGGACGTGAATTTCAGCAGTCTGTatgagtgttaaaaaaaaaatcccaaaaggGTTTAAATTTGAAAGTGCAGATTTACTGTCATGGCTACCggtaaaagaaaggaagaatgacaggaagaagagaggattTGTGCAGTCAGCCCATGTGGCTCTCACTTcccaaaagacacacacacacacacacacacacacacacataaacacacactgctaccACCTCCTACACTGCACCTTACTGGAACTATGTTCTATAAACACTTGCTCTTTGTATTCCTGTGATCTGTGTCACGTGGATTTCTAAATATTGCTGCAACAGATCGATGACTGGCTGTGATGCACTGATGGTGTCAGGGGAAAGGTAAAATGGCAGTTCTGTGTGACTATACAAGCGGATTTTTTGAGGCCAGTATTTGAGTACTGAAAGTCTAATAATCTTCTAACAATTTCTATGAGGATCCCTTAAATTATTtctcagaagaagaagcaaaagTACCAGGAAAAGTAATGCATGCACGCCAACTCCAAGTCATATGATGtgttcaaaaacatttcagtcagggAGGCTCAGATTGTGCAATTCTGGACCAATAccaatgtttttgttgttgttgttgttgttcttatttattcatttcgttggaaacaaagaaatcttCATTACAAAAATGATATTTAACCAAATGTATTTATACAAACGTGTCAAAATACCTTTAGCATAACCACTGCTCACATGAAAACTAAATGCTTCAAAAACCATGTGAGCAGGCAGTAGAAATACCTACACAATGATTAGAATTGCAGAAAAACTCTCACAGTAAGTTGATTGTGGTGAATTTTCATTATCTGACATGATTGTGAACATCCTCACATGAGTGACTTGAGAAAGCTGACTTTTGACTGACAATTTTTCAATTAAAGAAACAGTGCTGTGTCCTTTCGGTCATGCAGTCAAATATTTGCTTCCTTACAAAATGTGAGGTTAAAGtgattccactttgttttaGTGGGTAAGATTAGATCATGTTATGAATCACAGTTATGCAGGACAGGATCATCATGACATTCAGTCgtcagttgaaaacatttttgcagtTGCAACAGTTTTATTGGAGATGGAGTCAGGGCGCACTTGGTTCTTGTATAattgatgctgttttttcaacAGTCTCACGCCTACGTGGTGTGCGTCTAGTTACGCCTCATCAATTTCTAAAGAAACCAAGATACAGTATGTTAATGTACTGAGACATTTAATTGGTAAGAgacaacaaattcctcgtatgtgtaaaatcgtacttgggaataaagcttttctgattcagATAAACCCTTCGCACACTCCACATGTGGCCACACTCTCTCTAAATTTCCTCAGTTCTATTTCTGAGATTACTGTACTGCAGTTCCTTGATACTTATCAGCTTGCATATTTCCCCAGAGTAATGCTGAGATAGAGCACGATACGCTCATCCTGGCAGATATATCACTCAGGCTCTACGCTGCCAATGCTGTGGTCTAGATAAGGTAAAAGCTGAGACCAAGTCAAGGTCAGGACCTCACCAGTGTTAgtcccacactgacacacttacAATAAAATGCAGAGCATGCAAACCACAGCTGCTATTTAGATCAATCTCAAAGACACCCACAGAGATTCCTCTTTGTTCACGTCATCATTCACCGCCTACTAGTTGTCTGTATGTAGATTAACTCAACCACGGAAGATCCTCACAGACAGCCGCGGCTTCCTCCCGTCTCCTGCGCTCACTTGcataaagtgtgtttgtagGGGGCCGTGGAGGGGTGGCAGCGGGTCATACtagcaaacatttttaattagacATTATTCAAGtcagtggttgcatttcaaGCAGGAAGTTGTGCATCCGATCACAGTTGTGATGTTAAcgaataaatgagaaaaaaaaagtgatatccACACGTTTTTTGTCTTCCTAGATCTGGAAATAAAATCCTCTTTGTTTGAGACTGAGACAGGGACATTCAAAAAGTGTTCTCAAGACCGATCTCAAGATCAAGAATGCGCTAAAGTAACACTATCAGCTGctagcagttaaaaaaaagttagcaaGCACCCCCACAGTCCGTTACAGGAAAGTCAGGTCACTGGGAGGTTTTCGATGCTGCCTGTCCTGCAGCAAAGAGCAATCGATCACTCGGGTCCTGTTTTAATTGGGACTGATTAGATCTACGTTGTGTAACCAATCAGCCCTGTTTTTAATTACTGAATTGAATAGGCAGATTATTGATCCACAGTGGGCTGGCTCTGCACCTAGTGATGTTCACCCCCACTGGTCCCTGGCAGAGTGGATCAGACCTGACGTGGTCATCCTGGATCGATCCGTATTGGAAAAAAACCAAGAAGGGGcgatgattaaaaacacaggCCCGCTTTAATTCTCGAGAAGACGGCAGCTGGCAGGTGTTAGGATTTTTACTTCCGTTTCTCTTTGCTGttctcactttttctctctttaacacAGAGGAGTGCAAACTCACAGCACTCGACATCCTTTACTGAGGCAAAGCACTTTGTTTGGGTCATTTATGTTAGCGGCAGTGCTGTTGAATTCACCGTTCATTTTGGCCAATTATTAGAAAGAGCTGTCACTGAACTGACTCGACTCGTATCTGCTTTTACACAAACAGTAACATGCCTGCCTTTTCTGTCTCcgtctgcaggctgcagagcgGGATGAACCTACAGATCTGTTTTGTCAACGACAGCGGCAGCGATAAGGACAGTGATGCAGATGACAGCAAGACGGAGACAAGTCTGGACACACCTCTGTCCCCTATGGTATGGTAATTCGCCAGAATTCAAAGAATGGAAGACTTCAAAGTTAAAGTCAGTATGAAATGTGACATACGGGACTGACAGTGTGAAAGTGTAAAAGTGAGATTGAGACAGATCGAGAGCGAAAGTGGTGAAACGGGGGAGATATTCATTATGAATCAGAGCAGTATCTGACGGTATCTGATGGTATCTGGCGATTTAGATGCTCTATGAATGTCTTTGCTCACGTTTTCTGGCCTGTTAACCAATTCATTGGCAGCAAACGAGAGGTGAATTGGAATATGCTCGCCGTGGCCACGGATGACTGGCCACATTAACCTCCTGTCAGCCCGagacacatttaataaaaagacagaattatCATTTCTTTGCATGTTCATCCTCGCTCTGCTCACATCCCATGTGATGTATAATGACGATCCTGTCGGTGTGCAAAATCTACACACATAAATGTCAAGAATGCATAAACATTAGTCCTCTGACCTGGTCTTTATGATCTTCctccctcatttcctgtttcgCTCACTTTCTCCCTCATACGCTCTCTTTCCACCACATCCTCCCCGCAGTCCAAGCAGAGTTCGTCCTACTCGGACAGAGACACCACGGAGGATGACTCCGAGTCTCTGGAGGACATGGACTTCCTGAGTCgacagaagaagctgcaggcGGAGGCGAAGCTGGCCCTGGCGATGGCCAAACCCATGGCCAagatgcaggtggaggtggagaaacAGAACCGCAAGAAGTCACCAGTGGCCGACCTGGTCAGTACCAGAATTACACAGTGATGACTG
This window encodes:
- the schip1 gene encoding schwannomin-interacting protein 1 isoform X7, whose amino-acid sequence is MREALDNMDGCGGMDDVIRQTSSLYLSDDYKEAQKNERESIRQKLALGSFFDDGPGIYTSCSKSGKPSLSSRLQSGMNLQICFVNDSGSDKDSDADDSKTETSLDTPLSPMSKQSSSYSDRDTTEDDSESLEDMDFLSRQKKLQAEAKLALAMAKPMAKMQVEVEKQNRKKSPVADLLPHMPHISECLMKRSLKPTDLRDMTLGQLQVIVNDLHSQIESLNEELVQLLLIRDELHMEQDAMLVDIEDLTRHAESQQKHLAERTLSK
- the schip1 gene encoding schwannomin-interacting protein 1 isoform X6 — encoded protein: MCFFLLFFFFFFFHQWSIFPLSLTLDSSQEVGHLTQAQKNERESIRQKLALGSFFDDGPGIYTSCSKSGKPSLSSRLQSGMNLQICFVNDSGSDKDSDADDSKTETSLDTPLSPMSKQSSSYSDRDTTEDDSESLEDMDFLSRQKKLQAEAKLALAMAKPMAKMQVEVEKQNRKKSPVADLLPHMPHISECLMKRSLKPTDLRDMTLGQLQVIVNDLHSQIESLNEELVQLLLIRDELHMEQDAMLVDIEDLTRHAESQQKHLAERTLSK
- the schip1 gene encoding schwannomin-interacting protein 1 isoform X8 translates to MVHQENCSYQAQKNERESIRQKLALGSFFDDGPGIYTSCSKSGKPSLSSRLQSGMNLQICFVNDSGSDKDSDADDSKTETSLDTPLSPMSKQSSSYSDRDTTEDDSESLEDMDFLSRQKKLQAEAKLALAMAKPMAKMQVEVEKQNRKKSPVADLLPHMPHISECLMKRSLKPTDLRDMTLGQLQVIVNDLHSQIESLNEELVQLLLIRDELHMEQDAMLVDIEDLTRHAESQQKHLAERTLSK